One region of Ascaphus truei isolate aAscTru1 chromosome 13, aAscTru1.hap1, whole genome shotgun sequence genomic DNA includes:
- the LOC142464593 gene encoding olfactory receptor 6B2-like: protein MIQVISKGGPATKWIPPSVYKSQEVGTQVVIVENDQKDLLMVTKEPNVPYFGNKTFITEFWILGFQTLYAIRILIFFLFFIIYIMILAGNLLIIVLVSTSNRLHSPMYVFLSNLSLSEIFFTTSIIPNMLYVIASGGGTMSVVGCFTQFYAFGSLISTECFLLAVMSFDRYLAICIPLRYNSLMDRTLCFQLAFWSWVLGFLLPVITMVFISEIYFCGSNVIDHFLCDLAPLLKLACSDTSKAELEVFVLSFSIIIFPFTFIVLTYISIIRTILLIPSITGRQKAFSTCSSHLTVVSIYYGTLMFMYSAPSINMFPNANKVMSLLYIVVTPLCNPIIYSLRNQEIKGALQRVIIFKHFSY from the exons GTGATCAGCAAAGGTGGTCCTGCAACAAAGTGGATCCCACCGTCAGTCTACAAGAGTCAAGAAGTTGGCACTCAAGTAGTCATTGTAGAAAATGATCAAAAAGATTTATTGATG GTTACCAAAGAACCCAACGTTCCGTACTTTGGAAACAAGACATTCATCACAGAGTTCTGGATCCTGGGTTTTCAAACCCTTTATGCCATCCGGATATTAATATTTTTTCTATTCTTCATTATTTATATCATGATACTAGCAGGGAATCTCCTGATCATTGTATTGGTGTCAACGAGTAACCGCCTTCACTCTCCCATGTACGTGTTCCTCAGCAATCTGTCCTTATCTGAAATCTTCTTTACCACATCTATTATACCCAACATGCTATATGTCATTGCGTCTGGCGGGGGAACGATGTCTGTTGTTGGCTGTTTCACCCAGTTCTATGCTTTTGGCTCCTTAATATCGACAGAGTGTTTCCTGCTTGCAGTCATGTCCTTTGATCGGTATTTGGCCATCTGTATCCCATTGCGTTACAATTCTCTTATGGATCGTACTCTTTGTTTCCAATTAGCTTTTTGGTCTTGGGTGCTTGGTTTTCTTTTGCCAGTGATAACAATGGTGTTTATTAGTGAAATATACTTCTGTGGATCCAACGTGATTGACCATTTTCTCTGTGACCTTGCACCTCTTCTGAAATTGGCATGCTCAGACACCTCCAAAGCAGAATTGGAAGTCTTTGTGTTGTCATTTTCCATAATCATCTTTCCCTTCACATTCATAGTTTTGACTTATATAAGTATCATCCGCACCATTCTTTTGATTCCCTCAATcacagggagacagaaagccTTTTCCACTTGTAGCTCTCATCTGACTGTTGTCTCTATATATTATGGGACACTGATGTTCATGTATTCAGCACCATCAATCAATATGTTTCCCAATGCAAACAAGGTCATGTCCCTACTATACATTGTGGTAACCCCATTATGTAACCCCATCATCTACAGTCTGAGAAACCAGGAAATCAAGGGGGCCCTGCAAAGGGTTATCATCTTTAAACATTTTTCCTATTGA